A genomic region of Prevotella scopos JCM 17725 contains the following coding sequences:
- a CDS encoding IS256 family transposase, variant Zn-binding type — translation MIIIFVLFIFLWQKICFYCGSKSTIKRGHLNGSQRWYCKCCKRSFVGHNRLTNTIVNNRYSKGNLTVKDLSEEYGVSTRTIYRKLTKSYKEELPNLLVRPVVVLMDATYWGRNFGVVIMKDSLSGDVLWFKFINRHERLEDYKEGISYLESLGYTIQGLVCDGFKGLRQAFPNYKFQLCQFHQVMTIKTKLTSRPKLEASKELLELSKMLCHTDKESFIGALKEWYTKWEDFLKERTTTEDGKSHYTHKALRSAFLSLKRNMSSLWTYYDYPELKMPNTNNAIESLNADLKTKLNLHKGISMERRKIFIQDFIKSHSPKK, via the coding sequence ATAATCATTATCTTTGTTTTATTTATATTTTTATGGCAAAAAATCTGCTTTTATTGTGGCTCAAAATCGACTATAAAACGTGGTCATCTTAATGGTAGTCAACGCTGGTATTGTAAGTGCTGTAAGAGGAGCTTTGTTGGACATAATCGCCTTACCAATACCATTGTCAATAATCGTTATTCCAAGGGTAATCTAACAGTCAAAGATCTATCAGAGGAGTACGGAGTTTCAACCAGGACAATTTATAGAAAACTCACCAAATCTTATAAAGAAGAACTTCCCAACCTTCTTGTTCGCCCTGTAGTGGTTTTAATGGATGCCACCTATTGGGGACGTAATTTTGGTGTCGTTATCATGAAGGATTCATTGTCTGGTGATGTACTTTGGTTTAAGTTTATCAATAGGCATGAACGTCTTGAAGACTATAAGGAGGGCATAAGCTACTTGGAGTCACTTGGGTATACCATTCAAGGGCTTGTATGCGATGGTTTTAAGGGACTTAGGCAAGCTTTTCCCAATTATAAATTCCAATTATGCCAGTTCCATCAAGTAATGACTATAAAGACAAAACTAACTTCAAGACCCAAGCTTGAGGCTTCAAAAGAACTGCTTGAATTATCCAAGATGTTATGTCATACGGACAAGGAGTCCTTTATTGGGGCTTTAAAGGAATGGTACACCAAGTGGGAGGATTTTCTTAAGGAACGGACAACAACAGAAGATGGAAAATCACATTATACTCATAAAGCTCTACGTAGTGCTTTTTTGAGCCTTAAAAGGAATATGTCGTCATTGTGGACATACTATGATTACCCTGAATTGAAGATGCCAAATACAAACAATGCCATTGAATCACTCAATGCAGATTTAAAGACAAAATTGAACCTACACAAGGGGATCAGTATGGAAAGAAGAAAGATCTTCATCCAAGACTTTATAAAGTCCCATTCTCCTAAGAAATAA
- a CDS encoding IS3 family transposase, protein MSKEKREHRKLTEKIVVRAVMDVRADAPRIGAKKLLHMLMDIYPGLMLGRDRFYQLMHKHHLMLKPSRCRHTTNSNHNYFKYKNTAKGMVLTRPAQLWVADITYIDTEDGVVYLHLITDAFTHEIIGWKLSDSLQAVNTLAALDMAIEHSQGMNLSLMTHHSDRGVQYCSNAYVARLESIHSGISMTEDYNPTDNAIAERVNGIIKQEWLYHMKRPKNLDDARCTIAGIIDFYNNKRPHMSNGMLTPRQMREKHCNVA, encoded by the coding sequence GTGAGTAAAGAGAAGAGGGAGCATCGTAAACTTACTGAGAAAATTGTCGTACGTGCAGTAATGGATGTTCGTGCAGATGCTCCTCGAATAGGTGCAAAGAAACTTTTGCACATGCTTATGGATATCTATCCTGGCTTAATGCTTGGGCGCGACAGGTTCTACCAGCTAATGCACAAGCATCACCTTATGCTGAAGCCATCCAGATGTCGCCACACCACGAACTCCAATCACAACTATTTCAAGTATAAGAACACGGCAAAAGGAATGGTTCTTACACGTCCTGCACAACTCTGGGTAGCAGACATCACATATATAGATACTGAGGATGGTGTGGTCTATCTTCACCTCATAACCGATGCATTCACTCATGAGATAATCGGATGGAAGCTTTCTGACAGTCTGCAGGCTGTCAATACGCTTGCTGCCCTAGACATGGCAATAGAACATTCACAGGGTATGAATCTCTCGCTGATGACGCACCACTCTGATCGTGGGGTTCAATACTGCAGCAACGCCTACGTGGCAAGGCTGGAGAGTATACACTCGGGCATAAGCATGACTGAAGACTACAACCCTACAGATAATGCAATCGCCGAAAGAGTGAACGGAATAATAAAGCAAGAGTGGCTCTACCACATGAAACGACCGAAGAACCTCGATGATGCACGATGCACTATTGCTGGTATCATAGACTTCTACAACAATAAGAGACCCCATATGAGCAACGGCATGCTTACGCCAAGACAAATGAGAGAAAAGCACTGCAATGTAGCATAA
- a CDS encoding transposase, translating to MGSKHSKHRTFSEDFILTLLREYYSSEVSINFICRKYGINSASFYQWQKKYDLDEKKLSLSHDIITKVKAMRSKKAMEKVPLTREEELEEQVSNLKKALEYSELRNQGLMKVIEISSKEYGEDLLKKAGAKQ from the coding sequence ATGGGAAGTAAACATTCTAAACACAGAACATTCAGTGAGGACTTTATTCTCACTTTACTTCGTGAGTATTACTCATCAGAAGTGTCAATTAATTTCATCTGTCGTAAGTACGGCATTAATAGTGCCAGCTTTTATCAATGGCAAAAAAAGTATGATTTAGATGAAAAAAAGCTATCTTTGTCGCATGATATTATTACTAAAGTAAAAGCTATGCGTAGTAAGAAAGCTATGGAGAAAGTCCCTCTAACTCGTGAGGAAGAGCTTGAAGAACAAGTATCGAATTTGAAGAAAGCTTTGGAGTATTCTGAACTTCGCAATCAAGGTTTGATGAAAGTCATAGAGATAAGCAGTAAGGAATATGGTGAGGATTTGCTAAAAAAAGCTGGCGCCAAGCAGTAG